The DNA sequence CCAGCACGTCGTGGTCGGCGGTGTCGGAGGAGGTCCGGTCCTGATCAGCCCGCGCCCGACTCGGGTGCCACCGCGCCGCAGTGCGGCCAGGCCGAGAAGTCGCGGGTGCGTTCCCAGGTGCGGCGGGCCAGGGCGATGTTGCGCTCGGGGTCCAGCGCGTCCCGCGGTGTCGCGGAGTACTGCCGCAGCAGACGGTCGGACAGCTGGAACACTCCCCAGTTGTCGGTGCCGTCGACGTTGGCCAGCACCCACAGCGGGTCCACCCCCGAGGCGCACCGGGCCACGGCCACCGCGCGGTCGGGCTCCTCGGGGAACACCTCGCGGATGCGCTCCTCGACCCGTTCGGCGGGCCAGCTGCGCAGCTCGGCCTTCTTGGCGTACAGGGCGCTCTTGGTGGCTTCGTCCGCCTCGCCCGTGGCGGGCAGCCCGCTCAGCACCTGGAAGCCGATGGTGCGCATCCGCGTGCGCGGGCCGAAGTTGTCGTCGATCGCCAGGACGCCGCCGATCTCGCGCAGGAGCGTCTGCAGCTCGTGGACGCACTCGCCGCTCTGGCCGATCCGCAGCACGTCGGGACAGCGATCGGACAGCAGCAGCGGCACGGTGGCAGGCGCGACCTGCCGCCGCGAGTCGACGAGCACCGCCACGAGCCCGACCACCAGCGCCACCGCGACGACCGCGGCGGCCTTCCACCACACCACCCGCCGTCGCACCACCGGCTCGACGGGCTCCGGGCCGTCCGTGGCGGACGCGGACGCGCTCACGGGCGCGACGGACGAGGTGCTCGGCGCTTTGGCCTCGCTGCGGCGCAGCTCGAGGACCAGCCACAGCCGGCGCAACTGCGCCACCTCTTCGCGAGTCGCCCGACACGCGCGGGCGAAGCGCTCCACCACCCCGAAGTCCGCCGGCAGCGACTCCCCCGTGCAGTACCGGTGCAGCGCGGACCCGCTGACCCCCACCCGCCGTGCCAGATCCTGGTAGCTGCGTCCGGACCGCTCCTTCAATCCCCTGAGCCGCTCGGACAGGTCGGTGCCGGGTTCACCGCCCATGCCGCCCCTCCCTCCGATCCCACTATGGCAGAGAAGGCCGCCGAGTCGGGCGGCATCCCGCACCGCGTCCCACCACCACGCCGTTGCCGCAGCTCGAAGCCTCGTCACATCCCACCGTCCCGCCGCCGTTGTCCGGCCCGACGGGTGATCGGAACAGTCCGCCACGTCCCATGGCGAAAGGAGAACGACCGTGTCCGGAACACGCGCCTTGTTGATCGCCCTCGTCGTCACCGCGGCAGGCGTCACCGGGTTCACCGCACCCGCCGCGGCGGACGCGCGGATGTCCTACTACTGCAACGACGAGGGCATGTGGTCCCCCGTCGCGTGGATCCCGATCCACCGCTCGGCCACGGTGTGGAGCGCCGACTGCCACATGGGCGTCGGGGCCAACAGCAACGCCGTGCGCGCGCTCCAGCGAACCCTCCAGTACTGCTACCGGATCGCCCTGACGATCGACGGCGACTTCGGCGGCAACACCCGGAAGGCGCTGATGAGGGCGCAGGCGGTCGAGGGCATCCCCGCCGACGGCGAATACGGTCCGCAGACCCGCAGGGCGATCAAGCACTACCCGGTCAAGACGAGCGGGGACTGCAACCGCGTGCCGTGAGCACGTGCGGACCCTCGCCCGCTGTCCCGGGCGGGGGTCCGCACCTCCCTGCCGTGCCGTCGGGCCTCTCGTGGTCCGCGTGGCACCTCACCGACCCGTGGCGCGCAGGCCGTCCCGGGATCGCGTCACCACGCGATCGGGCGATGGCGATGACAAGGTGGCCGGCCACCTGATCGTGCTAGGTTCGAGTGGCCGACGCACGTTGCGGGCGCGGGAGGAGCAGCGGTGGATCAGCCGAGCACCGCCGACGCGGGCAGGCTGAGCTACGCGATCTTCACCCTGGCCCGGGCGCACCGCGGGTTCGCCGCCGCGCTGCTGCGCGACCTGGACCTGCACCCCGGCCAGGAGCTGCTGCTGATGCGGCTGCTCGACCGCGACGGGCAGACCCAGTCCGAACTGCTCGGCCGCGTCGGGCTGGACCACTCGACGGTGTCGAAGTCGTTGCGGCGCATGCAGGAGGCCGGGCTGCTGACCCGGGAGCCCAGCGAGCGCGACCGGCGGGTGCTGCACGTGTGGCTCACCGACAAGGGCCGGGCGATGCGGGAACCGCTGACCGACCTGTGGGCCACGCTCGAACGCGCCTGCACCGCCGGCCTGACCGCGGCCGAGATCGACGCCTTCACCCGGCTCGCCGGCGCGGTCGAACACGCGATCGCCCGTCGGGCATCCGCTGAGGAGACATCGTGAAAGCCGTTGTGCTCAACCGCTTCGGCGGCCCGGAAGAGCTGCGCCTGGACCAGGTCGACCGGCCCGAGCCCGGTCCCGGCCAGGTGCGCCTGCGGGTGCGGGCGGTCGGCGTGAACCCGTTCGACGCGAAGGTGCGCGAAGGCGCCATGGAGTCCGTCTTCACCACGCCGCTGCCCACGATCCTCGGCATCGAGGTCGCGGGCGAGGTCGACGCGGTCGGCCCGGACGTCACCGGGCTGTCGATCGGCGACGAGGTCCTCGGCTGGTCCGACACCGGCGCGTACGCCGAGCACGCGTTGGCCACCACGGTCGCGCGCAAGCCCGCGGGGCTGTCGTGGGAGCACGCCGTGACGCTGCCCGTGGCCGTCGAGACCACCGACCGGGCGCTGCGCCTGCTGGGCGTCAAGGCGGGCGAGACGCTGCTGGTCAACGGCGCGGCGGGCGGTGTGGGCACGATGGCCGTGCAGCTCGGCGTGCTGGCCGGGCTGCGGGTCGTCGGCACCGCCGGACCGGCCAACCAGGAGCACGTCGCCGCCCTCGGCGCCACGCCGACGACGTACGGTGACGGCCTGGTCGAGCGGGTGCGCGCGGTGGCGCCGGACGGGGTCGACGCGGTGTTCGACGTGGCGGGCAAGGGCGTGCTGCCGGCCGCGATCGAGCTGCGCGGCGGCACGGACCGCATCGTCACGATCGCCGACGCCCCGGCCGCCGCCGAGCTGGGCGTGGTGTTCACCGGCGGCCCGCAGGAGCGGTCGGCCGAACGCCTGGCCGAGCTGGCGGAGCTGGCCGCGAAGGGCGAGCTGCTGACCACCGTGGCCGCGACGTTCCCACTGACCGAGGTCGCCGAGGCGCACCGCCTGGTCGCCGGGGGCCACGGGCGCGGCAAGGTCGTGCTGACCGCATGAGCCCGCCGTCCGCCGTCGGGCCCGACCGCCCTCGGTCTACTGCCCGGCTCCGCTGTCCGGGCGTGACGGCGTCGCGGTGATGCGGACCCATCCGTCGGTCGGGTCGACGGCTTCGACGTCGAAACCGTCGGGCCAGGACGCCGGCACCGGCTCGCCCAACCCGGACGGGCCCGCCGGGACCGCGTAGCACACCGCCTGGTCGACCAGCCGCGCGGCGAGCAGCCGGTGCGACAGGTCAGGACGACAGGCGGCCGGCACGAAGCGCGTCCCGCCCGCGTGCAGCGTCTTCAGCAGGTGGTCGAGGTCTTCCGTGACGGTGGTGGCGGTCAGCGTGAAGGCGGCCCGGTGCCGGCGGACCAGGGCCCGGCTCGGCGAGGTGATCCGCCCGTGCCGGTCGGTCCCGTACAGCCAGGTGCCGTGGGGGCGCCCGAGCGCCGGCGCGTGCGACCAGGGCCGCAGCACCTGCCGGACGGTGTCGGCCGGCACGTTCACCTCGACGTCCACCCCGGCGGCGCGCGGCCTGGCGCGCCGCCTCCCGCCTGCGAGGTCGGGTCCGCCGGGCCGATGACGACCCGGGCGATGCCCGCGTCGAGGACTGCGTGGCGGCACGGCGGCGTCAGGCCGTGGTGGTTGCCCGGTTCGAGGGTCACCACCGCGGTGCCGCCCCTGGCACGGTCGTCCGCCGCGGTCCAGGACGACGCAGCCGACCGGTGGGTTCGGGCTCGTCCCACCCAGGCCGAAGGTCGACAGGACGACCGCACGGCGCATGGCGCTCACCTCGATCTCGGACGCCACCGTCACCGACTCCCTCCGCCGTTCGCCCTCGCGCGGCGCCGACCGCGTCCGCCGCCTGCGTCACATCGGGTTCTGCCCGCGCTCCGCGGGCAGGTGTCGAGCACGGCGCTGGACCACCACCACGCTCGACACGATCGGCACGCAGAGCAGCACCGCGCCGAGCATCCCGACGCGCAGCCCCACTGCCTCCGCGACCAGGCCCATCAGCGGCGGGTACAGGACCGAGCCGGAGACGCCCGCAGCCGACAGCACGCCGCTCATCCGGTTCACCCGGTCCGGGAACAGGACACCACCGAGCGCCATGATCATCGGGTAGATCGGGCCGTAGCACACACCGACCAGGCCGAACAGCACGATTCGCGCGACCGTCCCGGTGACCGCGAGCGCGCCCAGCAGGAACACGCCCGAGGCGATCACGCACAGGTAGGTGAAGGTGTAGTAGCTCATCCGCTCGACGAACCAGTCCGCGCCGAGCCTGCCGATCGCCAACCCCGCCCAGTACACCGCCAGCACGAGCGTCGCCTCGGCCACCGTTTCGGTGTCCAGCAGCCGCACCACCCAGTTCGACACCGCGAGCTCCGCGGCGACGTACAGGTTGATGGCGATGGCCAGACCCCCGAACGGGATCAGGCTGCCCGCGATGCGCAACCCGCGCGCCGCGCGGTCGGTGGAAGCGGCGCTGTCACCGCCCTTGCCCGACGGCATCGACCCGGTGAGCATGACCGCGGCGATGCCCGCGCCGACCACCGCCGTGCCGATGAGGATCGGGCGCCACCCGACGTCCAGCAAGGAGAACCCGCCCACGACCAGCGGGCCGGAGAACGCGCCCAGCGCCACGTACAGGTGCAGTCGGTTCATCGCCCTGCCGCGCTCGTCGCGGTGCAGGTCCAGGAAGAGGCCGTTGATACCGCCTTCCAGGATGCCGGTGGCCCAGTAGCTCGGCGCGGCGGCGATCACGAGCAACGTCCAGTCCTGGCACACAACCATGAGCGCGAGGCTCACCGGGTAGGCGACCAGCGCGGAACCCAGCACGACCGGCCTGCCGAACCGGTCGACCAGGTAGCCGCTGGTGACCGCGCCGAGCGTGTAGAGCAGGGCGCCGACCAGGAGCAGGAGCCCGAAATCCGCGTCGCCGCGGCCGAAGTCGGTCAACAGCGACCGGACCAGCGACGGCAGGAGGACGAGGTTCCACCCCACCAGGAAGAAGACCGCGTACACCGCGACCTTGAGCCTGCTCCGACGCGGTGTCGCGCTCATCGTCACCCTGTCCTCCACTGGCTCCCCTTCATCCGTTTCCCCGCACCTCGCCGACGAGGCCGGCCAGCTCCGCGTGCAGGGCCGCGTCCCCCGCCGCCAGGACCGTGGTGCTCGTGTGGTCGACCTCGCCACCGGTCAGCGTCGTGGCACGCCCGCCCGCCTCCCGGACCGCCAGCGCACCGGCCGCGTAGTCCCACGGTCCGCCGTCGATCTCCACGAACGCGGACAGCCGGCCGCGTGCGACCGACGCGAGGGCCGCCGCGCCACACCCCGACATGCGCAGTTCGGCTCCGTGGTCCCACATCGCGTTCAGCAGCGCGCGCGCTTCGTCGCGCAGGGGCGGCGCGGACGCGCTGAGCCCGACCGTCGGCACCGCCACCGGCGTGGGGCCGCCGCCCGTCACGAGCCGTTGCCCGTCCATCCACGCGCCGCCGCCGCGTTCAGCGAGGACCGTGGTGCCCGCCAGGGGGTCGTGGAAGCCGCCGACGACCACCGCACCGCGTACCACCAGCGCCATCGTCACCCCCCAAGGCCGCAAGCCGCGCACGTAGTTTCCCGTGCCGTCCAAGGGGTCCACCACCCAGACGCGGTCCGGGTCGCCGGAGAGCGCGCCGGACTCCTCGGCGAGGACCGCGTCACGCGGGTACCGGCCGCGCAACGCGCGGAGGATCAGCGCCTCGGAACACCGGTCCGCGGCGGTGACCAGGTCGGCGCCCCGCTTGCGAGTCGCCGACGAAGCGCTGCCCTCCTGCAGGTCCAGCAGCAGCCGGCCCGCTTCGCGCAGCACCTCGTCGACGAACTCGGTCGCACCCATGTCAGCGCGACACCCCGCCCGGACCGGCGGGCCGGACCAGCTCGCCGCGTTCCCTGCGGTCGAAGAACTCCGCCAGGATCGCGTTGTCCTCGTAGCCCAGCGCGTGAGTGGCGGCTTCCGCTTCGGTGAACCACTTCAGGCGCTGCCCCTCGGTGAGCACCACTCGGTCGAGGTCGAGGTCCACCTCGGTCCAGAACGTGTGCTCGGTGCCGTAGGAGCGCTCCAGCGAGACCAGCGGGTGCACGGCGCCCAGGTCGAGCACCACGCCCATCTCCTCCTCGATCTCGCGCCTGATGCACTCGTGCGGCTGTTCGCCCGGTTCGAGGTAGCCGCCCGGCAGGCACCACGTGTTCGGGAACTTGATGGTGGGCTTGTCGTCACGGAGGTACAGCAGCACCTCCCCCGCCGGGTTGACCATCACGATGTTGGTGCCCTCGTCCATGCGCTTCACCCCGTCAGGTGGTTCTGGTGTACGCGAGTGCGACCTTGCGCACCGCGCGGACGACGTCCTCGACGTCCTGCCCGGTCATCTTCGGGTACAACGGCAATGACAGGATCCGCTCGGAGACGTCCGCCGCGACCGGCAGCTCCTCGGGTCCCATGCCGAGGTTGTCGCGGTAGTACGGTTGCAGGTGCATCGACCTGAAGTGCACGCCGGTGCCGATGCCCTCCTCGCGCAGGGCGATCATGAACTCGTCGCGGGTCACCGTCATCAGGTCGAGGTCCAGCGCCACGACGTACAAGTGGTGCGAGTGCGTACCGAACCCGCGGCGCGCCAGGGGGCGCAGTGCGGCGAGGTCGGCGATCGCCTCGTCGTACCGGGCCGCGTACCGGGCCCGCACCTCGCGGAACGCGTCGAGCTTCCGGAGTTGGTGCAGGCCGAGCGAGGCCTGCACGTCGGTCATGTTGTACTTGTAGCCGGGCTCGATCAGCTCCCAGTGCAGCGAGGCGTCGGGCGAGTAGCGCTTCCAGGCGTCCTTCGAGATGCCGTGCAGGCTCAGGACCCTGGCCCGCTCCGCCACCGCGTCGTCGTCGGTGACCAACAACCCGCCTTCGCCGGTCGTCATGTTCTTCGTCGGGTAGAAGCTGAACGCCGCCGCGGTGCCCAGTCCGCCGACCTTGCGGTCCCCGTGCGTGGCGCCCATGGCGTGCGCGGCGTCCTCGACCACCGGCAGGCCGTGCCGCTCGGCGATGGCGAGCAACGCGTCCATGTCGCAGGTCTGACCCGCCATGTGCACGGGCAGGATCGCCTTGGTCCGGGACGTGATCGCCTGCTCGACCAGGTCCGGGTCGATGTTCAACGTGTCCGCTTCGACGTCGACGAAGACCGGTGTGGCACCCAGGTGCAGCACCACGTTGGCCGTCGCCGGCCACGACACCGGCGTGGTGACGACCTCGTCGCCGGGGCCGATGCCCAGCGCGGCGAGACCGACGTGGAGCGCGCCGGTGCAGGAGTTCATCGCGATCGCGTGCCGCACGCCCAGGTATTCGGCGCACTGCGCCTCGAACCGCTTCGTCTTCGGACCGGTGGTGAGCCACCCGGACCGCAGCGTGTCCAGGACCTCCTGCTCCTCCTCGCGTCCTATCAGGGGCAGGGCGAACGGCAGGAACGCACGGCGCACCTGCTCGCCGCCCTCGCGCGCCGGTTTCGCCACCACGGCCTTCAGCGAGGCCACCGTGGAGTACCGGGGGTCGTCCGTGGCGACGGCTTCGGCGCTCAGCGCCCGGTGCAGTTCCTCGACGCCCCGCTCGACGGTCGTCGCGGGCAGGAACCCGGTGAGCTTCGCGAACTTCTCCTGGCTCACCCGGTAGCTGCGCTGGTCCGGACCGCCTTCCCGGATCTCCAGCGGCACGCCGCCGAGCTGCTTCGCGACCCGTTCGGCGAGACCTCCCACGGTCACGTTCTCGCCCACCACGTTGAACGCGTCACCCAGCGGGAGGTCCTCCAGCGGCAGGTCCACGCACCGCAGGTACGCCGCCGCGGCGTCGCGCACGTGCAGCAGCGGCCGCCACTGACCACCGCCGTGCACCTGGATGGGCCTGCCCGAGACCGCGTGGGAGACCATCCGGTTCACCACGAGGTCCAGGCGCATCCTCGGTGAGACGCCGAACAGCGTCGCCATGCGCAGTGAGATGACCCGGAACTTGTCCGAGGCGAGCGCGTTCAACGCCTGCTCGGTCGCCTGCTTCGTCGACGCGTAGACCGTGAGCGGTCGCTGCCGCGCCGACTCGTCCAGCAGGCTGTCACCGCCCGCGCCGTACACGCTGCACGACGAGGCGAACACGAACCTGCTCACGCCCTCCTCGACGGCGAGTTCGGCCAGCCGGATGGTGGCGTCCTGGTTGACCTGCACCGTCCAGTCCGGCGCCAGGTCACCCGCCGGGTCGTTGCTGATCGCGGCGAGCGAGATGACCGTGTCCACGCCCACGAGGTCCGCCGCGGCGACGTCGCGGACGTCGCACCGCCTGATCTCCACACCGGGTGCGCCGATCACCCCGTTCAGCGGGTGATCGCCGAAGTAGAACTTGTCGACCGCCACCACCTCGTGGCCGGCCTTCAACAACACGGGTAGCAACACCGAGCCGAGGTAACCACCGGCACCGGTGACCATGATTCTTCTGCTGTCGCGCATTCATCCCCCAAAGAACAATGCGCCGGACGGCGTCCACGACTGCGCGGCAGCCCGGTTCCGCGACACGGACGATCGGACCGCGGCCCGATCCGGATCGCCATTCCGACTCTTCGCACGCGATCGTTCGATGCCGGGACTCGCGTGCTCGCGTTCCGTTGATGTCAATCAACCCGCCCGCGCGCATCCGTCCGTTTCCCCACCGCGGATCACGCCGGGCGTCAACTCCCCCCTCGGCCGCCCCCCTTCGCGACCTGTTCGTGACGATAACGTTTCATTCGCAGGATGTAAAGCAGTACCACCCCCTGGTGGCCGGTTCGCCCTTCCGAACACCCGTCAATCTGCGAAGTCACAGCACCGAAGTCACCTGTAAGCGCTAACCAGGCGCGGTCGCGTGGAATCCCGGGAAGACCTGGGCAGTGGTTGCCGAACCACCACCGTCAGCCAGTCTGACCTGCGCAGAGGTTATCGCGACCGCAATAGCAATGACACTGCCCGGATCGGAATCGCCAAGATCACGTAGAATATCCGATCAAGAACCCCCGCATCGGGCCGGAACACGCCGGACGGGTTGCCCGGTGCGCGCGACATCGTGTTCAATGCAATGGATCACGACATTCGAGATACGCCTCGCGACCGATCTGCACGTCGACCCGCAGCGCCTGCACGTTGCCCGTCGAACTCGGGGGATCACCATGCGAAGAACGTCGACCGGGACTCATCCCGGAACCGTCGATCGCCCGGCGCCGCATCGGGACCGGACTCGCTGACCGCCATTACGCCATTCCTGTCGCACGGGCCGGTCGCGCCGCGCCGGGACGATTCAACGAGATCGGTCGCGCCCGAAGCCGATATCTCCGCGGCTCGACGGTGAGGCGTCCGGTCGAACACGCGTGCGCTGCGCCGCGGTGCACCTCCGACCATGCCGTCGACGTGCCGTGGCAACAAGTAGAACGCCCTGGTCGAACCTGCCGAACGGAGGCTTGCCCGTGCGAGCTGTTCACCTCAGTTCCGATCGCCTTCAGCACGCCGCTCCCATCACCCACGTCGCGTTCCGGCCCGACGGTCGACGGCTCGCGACATCGTCCTACGACGGCACGGTCCTCGTGTGGGACGTGGAGGGGCGAAGCCGGCCGACGCCGGTGGCCAGGCTCCACCACCGCAGACTGGTCAACGCCTCGGCGTGGAACCCGCGCGACCCGGAGATCCTCGCGACCGCCTCGGCCGACAAGACGGTCGCCGTCTGGCGGATCGGCGCGGACGGCGCGGTGGGGACGATCTCGACGCTCGCCCGGCACACCGACGACATCAACTCGGTGGCGTGGCTGCCCGACGGTGAGCGGCTCATCTGCGTCTCCGAGGACGGCCGGGCGACGATGTGGGACGGCCTCACCGGGCGCTTCCTGGCCTCGGTGGCGTCGCACGCGGCGCACTGCATGATGGTGTCGGCGAACTCGAAGGGGCAGGTGGCCACCGTCGGCGAGGACGGCATGGTGGCCGTCTTCTCGCCTGACGACGACACGCGGCGCGCGACGAAGCTCTACGAGTCGTCGGTGGAGGGGTGCGAGTGGTCACCCGACGGCGACACCCTGGCCGTCGCCCGGGATGACGGGCACGTCGACCTGTTGACGGCCGCGCTGGACGTCGTTGTGTCGGCGGAGGTGTCCAGCTCCGCGGTGCGCAGCGTCGCGTGGATCGACGACGAGACCTTCGTCGCCGGCGCCTACGACGGCGCACTGCACTTCATCGACCGATCCGGCGCCGTTATCGGCAGGCACTCGGACGACCGGGCATGGCCGCGCTCGGTCGGGGCGGCCCGCGGTGTCGTCGCGGTCGGCAGCTTCTGGTCCACGCCACACCTGCTCGACGCGCGGACCCGCGAGCCGGCGCACCCGCCCTCCGAGCCGACGCACGGCCCGAACGCGATCGCGGTGCACGGCCAGGACGTGTTCGTCGGATGCGACTCCGGGCTCGTGGTGCGGTTGCCGGTGGCCGTGATCCGCCGAGGGGACGACGTCGACCCCGGTGCGGTCGAAGTCCTCTCGACCGGCGGCAGCCCGGTGCTCTCCCTGGCGTACCGCGACACCGGCCTGTTCGCCGGCACCTACTCGGGAGAAGTGCTCCACTTCGCCGACGGCGACTCGCGGCGGATCGGCGTCGGGGCTCCCGTCCCCTCGCTCGTGGCCCACGGCTCCGGTGTCCTGGCGGGCACCTACAACGGTGAGCTGGTCCACGTCGGCGGCGGGCCGCACCTGGTCGAGCTGTCGAGGGTGGAGGGCCACGGCGGGTCGGTCAAGTCCCTGGCGACCTTCGCCGACGGCGACATCGTCTCCGGGGCGACCGACCGGACCGTGGCGATCGGGGACCACGAGCGGCGCGGACCGCTGTGGGAGCACGGCAACCTGGTCAACTCGGTGGCGACGCTGGACCACTGGGTCGCCAGCGCGTCCCGCGACCACACCGTCAAGGCCGGCCGGGTGACCCGCGACCCGCGGGGGCAGTGGGTCGCCTCCGACATCCGCACGTTCCTCGGACCCGACGAGTCCGTCAAGGCCGTCGCACTGATCGGCGACCCGGCCGCACCGGTGGTGCTCGGCGGTTCCTACGACTTCAAGGTCTACGCCTGGCACGTGGCCGCCCACGGCGCCGCGGAGGACCGGCTGTCCGGTCGGGTGGTGTTCGACTTCGACCAGGCGGTCTCGTGCATGGCTCGCGTGGACGAGCGGCGAGCCCTCGTGGCCGGGTGGGATGGCCGCCTCGTCCTGGTCGAGGCCTCGCCGGACGGTCGGGTCGCGGTGGTCGGGGAGCTCTCGCTGCCAAAGCTGATCGTCGCGTCGACCCGCGGTGCGGCGGTGCGGTCGTGACCGCCGCCCGCCGGGTGACCGTCCGCAGCCGCGTCCCCGTGCCGCTGGCCCGGTTGAGCAACCGGTCCACCGAGCTGATCAGCTTCCGGGAGCTCCGCGACGGCGCCGAGCACCTGGCGCTGCTGGTCGACCCCCACCCCGGGGTGCCGCTGGTCCGGCTGCACAGCGAGTGCCTGACCGGCGACGTCTTCGGCTCGCTGCGCTGCGACTGCGGACCGCAGCTGGACGAAGCCCTCGATCGGCTCCGGTTCGAAGGTGGCGTGCTGCTCTACCTGCGTCAGGAGGGGCGCGGGATCGGCCTGTACAACAAGCTCGACGCCTACCTGATCCAGGACGAGCACATCGACACCTTCACGGCGAACGAGCTCCTCGGCCGTCGTGCCGACGAACGCAGGTACGACGTCGCCGCGGACATGCTGGAGGCGCTCGGCATACGCCGGATCCGACTGCTGACCAACAACCCGGACAAGATCGAGCAGCTGCGTCACGCCGGGATCGACGTGGTGGCCGTCGAGCCGACCGGCGCCTACGTCAACCCGCACAACGAGGAGTACCTCGGTGCGAAGCGCGCTATCGCCGGACACCAGATCGACACGGTGCGATCGCCGCAACGGCAGCCGCCACACGTGTGACCG is a window from the Saccharothrix saharensis genome containing:
- a CDS encoding GTP cyclohydrolase II translates to MTAARRVTVRSRVPVPLARLSNRSTELISFRELRDGAEHLALLVDPHPGVPLVRLHSECLTGDVFGSLRCDCGPQLDEALDRLRFEGGVLLYLRQEGRGIGLYNKLDAYLIQDEHIDTFTANELLGRRADERRYDVAADMLEALGIRRIRLLTNNPDKIEQLRHAGIDVVAVEPTGAYVNPHNEEYLGAKRAIAGHQIDTVRSPQRQPPHV